In Fibrobacter sp., the genomic stretch CTCCTTTATCGCCGCCTCGCTTTCGTTCTGCTTTTCATTTGCGACAATAATCTTTGCGTTTGCATTCAATGCACTTTCGATGCACTGATCAAGTGTCATCACCGGCTCTCCTGCCACAAGGGATGGAACAGCCGCCACAGCCAGAATTCCAGCTATAATTAATCTCCTCAATTTACCCTCCACATTTTTCCGATAATTCATTCTCTTTTATGCCCAGCCCGGAACAGATAAAAGAGGTTATGCTGCCGATTTCCTTTTCAATATCACCCATACTGCCTTTTAAATACCAGCGCTGGAAAACACCCTTTACAAGGGCTTCAAGATGATCTGCAATCTCCCCGCTTTCCAGAACGCTTGAAATCTCTCCATTGGCTTTCCCATTATCTATCCGCTCTATTATGTAATTTTCCATCTCATTCCTGAATTCCCTGAATTTATCGATCTCCTCTCTGTACTTCAGAAAGTCTGTCTCGACAAATGTCTTGATGGTTCGGGAATTTGACATGTTAAGAAGAAGCGGAAAATGCTCACCGAAAACAGACAAAATT encodes the following:
- a CDS encoding TetR/AcrR family transcriptional regulator — encoded protein: NPKEERENAVRKTKMNLILDASIEVFARLGYHAARLEDIADAAGFSKTALYYYFKDKEEIFLNLCLREHEKLLEEVRKNTADCSSFLSFLKMMIRTILSVFGEHFPLLLNMSNSRTIKTFVETDFLKYREEIDKFREFRNEMENYIIERIDNGKANGEISSVLESGEIADHLEALVKGVFQRWYLKGSMGDIEKEIGSITSFICSGLGIKENELSEKCGG